Proteins encoded together in one Pseudomonas sp. ADAK13 window:
- the ltaE gene encoding low-specificity L-threonine aldolase — MTVIDLRSDTVTQPTPGMLDAMATAASGDDVYGEDPSVNRLEAELAKRLGFAAALFVPTGTMSNLLALMAHCERGEEYIVGQQAHTYKYEGGGAAVLGSIQPQPLEVQADGSLSLEQVLAAIKPDDFHFARTRLLALENTMQGKVLPLEYLAAARAFTREHGLALHLDGARLYNAAVKLGVDAREIARHFDSVSVCLSKGLGAPIGSVLCGSTALIAKARRLRKMVGGGMRQAGSLAAAGLYALDHQVQRLADDHANAQWLGDELRKAGYTVEPVQTNMVYVDIGDRAPALKAFAAERGIKLSAAPRLRMVTHLDVNRAQMEQVLATFVEFSRK; from the coding sequence ATGACCGTGATTGACCTGCGCAGCGACACAGTGACCCAACCGACCCCAGGCATGCTCGACGCGATGGCGACTGCGGCCAGTGGCGACGACGTCTACGGCGAAGACCCGAGCGTCAACCGCCTGGAAGCCGAACTGGCCAAGCGCCTGGGTTTTGCCGCCGCGTTGTTCGTGCCCACCGGCACCATGAGCAACTTGCTGGCGTTGATGGCGCACTGCGAGCGGGGCGAGGAATACATCGTCGGTCAGCAGGCCCACACCTACAAATACGAAGGCGGCGGCGCGGCAGTGCTGGGTTCGATCCAGCCGCAACCCCTGGAAGTGCAGGCTGACGGTTCCCTGAGCCTTGAGCAGGTGCTGGCCGCAATCAAGCCAGACGACTTCCACTTCGCCCGCACCCGTTTGCTGGCGCTGGAAAACACCATGCAGGGCAAAGTCCTGCCTCTTGAATACCTGGCGGCTGCGCGGGCATTCACCCGGGAACACGGCCTGGCCTTGCACCTCGACGGCGCGCGGCTTTATAACGCTGCGGTCAAGCTGGGTGTGGATGCCCGGGAGATTGCCCGGCACTTCGATTCGGTGTCGGTGTGCCTGTCCAAGGGCCTGGGTGCGCCGATCGGCTCGGTGTTGTGCGGCTCCACGGCGTTGATCGCCAAGGCCCGTCGTTTGCGCAAGATGGTCGGTGGCGGCATGCGCCAGGCCGGTTCGCTGGCGGCGGCGGGGCTGTATGCCCTGGACCACCAGGTGCAGCGCCTGGCCGACGACCATGCCAATGCCCAATGGCTGGGAGATGAACTGCGCAAGGCGGGTTACACGGTGGAGCCGGTGCAGACCAACATGGTCTACGTTGATATCGGCGATCGGGCCCCGGCCTTGAAGGCGTTTGCCGCCGAGCGCGGGATCAAGTTGAGTGCCGCGCCGCGCCTGCGCATGGTCACTCACCTGGACGTCAATCGGGCACAGATGGAGCAAGTGCTCGCGACATTCGTCGAGTTTTCCCGAAAATGA
- a CDS encoding 6,7-dimethyl-8-ribityllumazine synthase yields the protein MQPTAIDSKSKNHHGERVAFIQACWHKDIVDQSRKGFLAEMIAQGYQESDIDFFEVGGAFEMPLHAKLLAKSGRYAGIVAAALVVDGGIYRHEFVAQSVVSGLMQVQLETEVPVFSVSLTPHHFHAGSEHHTFFYEHFVHKGQEAARTCADTLHKVRALRRNEPRALAV from the coding sequence ATGCAACCCACCGCAATCGACAGCAAAAGCAAAAACCATCACGGCGAGCGCGTCGCGTTTATCCAGGCCTGCTGGCACAAGGATATTGTCGATCAGAGCCGTAAAGGCTTCCTCGCCGAAATGATCGCCCAGGGCTACCAGGAATCGGACATCGATTTCTTTGAAGTCGGCGGCGCCTTTGAAATGCCCCTGCACGCCAAGCTGCTGGCCAAGTCCGGCCGTTATGCCGGTATCGTCGCGGCCGCCCTGGTGGTGGACGGCGGGATCTACCGTCACGAGTTCGTTGCCCAGTCAGTGGTCAGCGGCCTGATGCAGGTTCAACTGGAAACCGAAGTGCCGGTGTTCTCGGTATCCTTGACCCCGCACCACTTCCACGCGGGCAGCGAGCACCACACCTTCTTTTATGAGCACTTCGTGCACAAGGGCCAGGAAGCGGCACGCACCTGCGCCGACACCCTGCACAAGGTTC